In one window of Leguminivora glycinivorella isolate SPB_JAAS2020 chromosome 10, LegGlyc_1.1, whole genome shotgun sequence DNA:
- the LOC125230585 gene encoding tropomyosin-1, isoforms 33/34-like isoform X1, whose protein sequence is MTTRRDVIMARMKQLQEELKLANEFNKKLLQEQEESEQEIERVVRTNTSLKNQLANQDVEYEDLQGQRDELQAVVERFQHCQEIHEQALQRIRDLEQQLQESDSKRYCKYCSGNSAPAENNLSIFAEFNSFDLDVVHDSAPCSPMKDHVDLKESVHLEGGSDPRVTLKGSNKIKKYLKLSKFIKKSKLLVKRQNSMFKTIQSRCNSVALSDELLNCQHRLDLTAQELNSRSDELYKLESKLKDLNNRYELTSKALHEYISFMNNVLDPSSGYPVCMDSPAPARRRPAAPHSPALRAALAAPGSPALRALFAPRPSPAPAPAPAPAPSPRREPRPAARRPVPPSPAVAAPAPSPPSLLRLALERLTVEPEPRSPAPTPSSLLRLALERLTVEPEPRPPAPSPARASSAAPGAPRARSRDPPRSTVIYSDAIGAGLGVLLGECLRQSVTNVCLRGASVESVVRRLARDKFDSGTTLIIHLGDSVGVKRSHVGSLIRTLSDIERHGIYKIILCSFPYSDSVSHEHNVRVSELNSMLYNATCYESAYHFIDLNIMYKRNNYRFRLRDNYLNVPRNCKVTTAKLLAYNVEPGFFDISASGNGAGRAVSAGACAASPAGRPQHLN, encoded by the coding sequence ATGACAACACGTCGGGATGTGATAATGGCTAGAATGAAGCAACTACAGGAAGAACTTAAATTAGCTAATGAGTTCAACAAAAAGCTCCTTCAGGAACAGGAGGAGAGTGAGCAGGAGATTGAGCGTGTTGTAAGAACAAACACAAGCCTCAAAAATCAGCTAGCCAATCAAGATGTCGAGTATGAAGACCTGCAAGGACAACGAGATGAACTCCAGGCAGTCGTAGAAAGGTTCCAGCATTGCCAAGAGATACATGAGCAGGCATTACAACGCATCCGGGACCTCGAGCAGCAACTGCAGGAGTCGGATTCAAAACGGTATTGCAAGTATTGCTCCGGGAACTCCGCTCCGGCTGAAaacaatttaagtatatttgctGAATTTAATAGCTTCGATTTAGATGTGGTTCATGACAGTGCACCGTGCTCCCCAATGAAGGACCATGTAGATTTAAAGGAGTCTGTGCACTTAGAGGGCGGCAGTGATCCCAGAGTGACATTGAAggggtcaaataaaattaaaaaatacttaaagttAAGCAAATTTATAAAGAAATCAAAGCTTTTAGTTAAACGACAAAATTCTATGTTTAAGACAATACAGTCCAGATGTAACAGTGTCGCCTTAAGCGATGAACTTCTAAATTGTCAACACCGACTCGACCTGACAGCACAGGAGTTGAACAGTCGCTCCGATGAATTGTACAAATTAGAATCAAAACTGAAAGACCTGAATAATAGATATGAATTGACAAGTAAAGCATTACACGAGTACATATCTTTTATGAATAATGTTCTAGATCCATCGAGCGGGTACCCGGTGTGCATGGACTCGCCTGCGCCTGCTCGGCGGCGCCCCGCCGCGCCGCACTCGCCGGCGCTCCGTGCCGCGCTGGCGGCGCCGGGGTCGCCCGCGCTGCGTGCCTTGTTCGCGCCGCGCCCGagccccgcgcccgcgcccgcgcccgcgcccgcgccctctCCGCGCCGCGAGCCCAggcccgccgcccgccgccctGTCCCGCCGAGCCCCGCCGTCGCCGCGCCGGCTCCGTCGCCGCCGAGCCTCCTGCGGCTGGCTCTCGAGCGGCTGACCGTCGAGCCTGAGCCGCGGTCGCCGGCCCCGACACCGTCGAGCCTCCTGCGGCTGGCTCTGGAGCGGCTGACCGTCGAGCCTGAGCCTCGGCCGCCGGCCCCGTCGCCGGCGCGCGCGTCGAGCGCGGCGCCCGGCGCTCCGCGCGCTCGGAGCCGGGACCCTCCGCGGTCGACGGTCATCTATTCTGACGCAATCGGGGCCGGCCTCGGCGTGCTGCTGGGTGAATGTCTCCGGCAAAGTGTAACAAATGTGTGTTTGCGTGGTGCCTCCGTCGAATCGGTCGTGCGCCGCCTGGCGAGGGACAAGTTTGACAGTGGCACCACTCTGATTATACACCTCGGCGATAGTGTGGGTGTGAAGAGATCTCACGTGGGATCCCTCATACGCACGCTGTCCGACATTGAGCGACAtggaatttataaaattattttatgctcTTTTCCGTATTCCGACTCTGTTTCCCATGAGCACAACGTTAGAGTGTCGGAGTTAAATTCCATGTTGTACAATGCGACTTGTTACGAAAGCGCTTACCATTTTATTGATCTGAACATTATgtataaaagaaataattaccGTTTTAGACTAAGagataattatttgaatgtacCACGGAATTGTAAAGTGACGACAGCAAAATTACTAGCTTACAACGTAGAACCGGGGTTTTTTGACATTTCGGCCAGTGGCAACGGTGCCGGCCGCGCGGTGAGCGCCGGCGCGTGCGCAGCCTCCCCCGCGGGCCGCCCACAGCATTTAAACTGA
- the LOC125230585 gene encoding protein enabled homolog isoform X2, giving the protein MMNNVTEQTTKMTTRRDVIMARMKQLQEELKLANEFNKKLLQEQEESEQEIERVVRTNTSLKNQLANQDVEYEDLQGQRDELQAVVERFQHCQEIHEQALQRIRDLEQQLQESDSKRYCKYCSGNSAPAENNLNPSSGYPVCMDSPAPARRRPAAPHSPALRAALAAPGSPALRALFAPRPSPAPAPAPAPAPSPRREPRPAARRPVPPSPAVAAPAPSPPSLLRLALERLTVEPEPRSPAPTPSSLLRLALERLTVEPEPRPPAPSPARASSAAPGAPRARSRDPPRSTVIYSDAIGAGLGVLLGECLRQSVTNVCLRGASVESVVRRLARDKFDSGTTLIIHLGDSVGVKRSHVGSLIRTLSDIERHGIYKIILCSFPYSDSVSHEHNVRVSELNSMLYNATCYESAYHFIDLNIMYKRNNYRFRLRDNYLNVPRNCKVTTAKLLAYNVEPGFFDISASGNGAGRAVSAGACAASPAGRPQHLN; this is encoded by the exons ATGATGAATAATGTTACAGAACAAACTACTAAGATGACAACACGTCGGGATGTGATAATGGCTAGAATGAAGCAACTACAGGAAGAACTTAAATTAGCTAATGAGTTCAACAAAAAGCTCCTTCAGGAACAGGAGGAGAGTGAGCAGGAGATTGAGCGTGTTGTAAGAACAAACACAAGCCTCAAAAATCAGCTAGCCAATCAAGATGTCGAGTATGAAGACCTGCAAGGACAACGAGATGAACTCCAGGCAGTCGTAGAAAGGTTCCAGCATTGCCAAGAGATACATGAGCAGGCATTACAACGCATCCGGGACCTCGAGCAGCAACTGCAGGAGTCGGATTCAAAACGGTATTGCAAGTATTGCTCCGGGAACTCCGCTCCGGCTGAAaacaatttaa ATCCATCGAGCGGGTACCCGGTGTGCATGGACTCGCCTGCGCCTGCTCGGCGGCGCCCCGCCGCGCCGCACTCGCCGGCGCTCCGTGCCGCGCTGGCGGCGCCGGGGTCGCCCGCGCTGCGTGCCTTGTTCGCGCCGCGCCCGagccccgcgcccgcgcccgcgcccgcgcccgcgccctctCCGCGCCGCGAGCCCAggcccgccgcccgccgccctGTCCCGCCGAGCCCCGCCGTCGCCGCGCCGGCTCCGTCGCCGCCGAGCCTCCTGCGGCTGGCTCTCGAGCGGCTGACCGTCGAGCCTGAGCCGCGGTCGCCGGCCCCGACACCGTCGAGCCTCCTGCGGCTGGCTCTGGAGCGGCTGACCGTCGAGCCTGAGCCTCGGCCGCCGGCCCCGTCGCCGGCGCGCGCGTCGAGCGCGGCGCCCGGCGCTCCGCGCGCTCGGAGCCGGGACCCTCCGCGGTCGACGGTCATCTATTCTGACGCAATCGGGGCCGGCCTCGGCGTGCTGCTGGGTGAATGTCTCCGGCAAAGTGTAACAAATGTGTGTTTGCGTGGTGCCTCCGTCGAATCGGTCGTGCGCCGCCTGGCGAGGGACAAGTTTGACAGTGGCACCACTCTGATTATACACCTCGGCGATAGTGTGGGTGTGAAGAGATCTCACGTGGGATCCCTCATACGCACGCTGTCCGACATTGAGCGACAtggaatttataaaattattttatgctcTTTTCCGTATTCCGACTCTGTTTCCCATGAGCACAACGTTAGAGTGTCGGAGTTAAATTCCATGTTGTACAATGCGACTTGTTACGAAAGCGCTTACCATTTTATTGATCTGAACATTATgtataaaagaaataattaccGTTTTAGACTAAGagataattatttgaatgtacCACGGAATTGTAAAGTGACGACAGCAAAATTACTAGCTTACAACGTAGAACCGGGGTTTTTTGACATTTCGGCCAGTGGCAACGGTGCCGGCCGCGCGGTGAGCGCCGGCGCGTGCGCAGCCTCCCCCGCGGGCCGCCCACAGCATTTAAACTGA